A window from Fragaria vesca subsp. vesca linkage group LG5, FraVesHawaii_1.0, whole genome shotgun sequence encodes these proteins:
- the LOC101298800 gene encoding pentatricopeptide repeat-containing protein At5g50990-like — MTRMIHSRVKGAKKLLNPSADSRTVINSPTPQLKNLPFTSFNGAQASRDKEHQKLHHVLKSCKLHLDSATAIQTHARIVTRGYGTYPSLLASLLAVYKRCGCVTLATQLVDQIVNSACGVNYFNLVIESLMRNGECDIAKRVFRKVPNPDLVTWNTVIGGCVRNERFQEALGVFRKLVRSGLEPDGFTFSSVITACARLGALHNAQRVHCLMMKKRIEMNFILSAALIDMYSKCGRVQTAREIFGNVRHDDVSVWNAMINGLAIHGLALEAIEMFSKMEIDYVLPDSITFVAIMKACGHCNLVEEGRKYFDLMTSRYSIQPEIEHYGAMVDLLGRAGLLEEAYATIKAMAVEPDVVIWRALLSACRTHRNPELGEVAIANMSRPRSGDYVLLSNTYCSIKKWDSAERVREMMKKKRVRKNQGKSWLELEGVIHQFRAGDQTHPEMKSIYRVLEALIKRTKSEGFVPVTELVLMDVSEEEKEGNLNSHSEKLALAYGILKTSPGTEIRISKNLRICHDCHCWIKLVSRLLNRVIIVRDRIRFHHFEGGMCLCGDYW; from the exons ATGACGAGGATGATACATAGCCGAGTAAAAGGGGCGAAGAAGCTTCTAAACCCCTCCGCTGACTCACGCACCGTCATCAACTCGCCGACGCCGCAGCTGAAGAACCTCCCCTTCACCTCCTTCAACGGCGCCCAAGCATCTCGAGATAAAG AACACCAAAAACTCCACCATGTTCTTAAATCCTGCAAACTCCACTTGGATTCCGCAACTGCAATCCAAACCCACGCTAGAATCGTTACACGTGGATACGGCACATACCCTTCTCTCCTTGCTTCCCTTTTAGCTGTTTATAAGCGTTGTGGTTGTGTCACTCTTGCTACGCAACTTGTGGATCAAATTGTCAATTCTGCTTGTGGTGTCAACTATTTTAATCTCGTTATCGAAAGTTTAATGAGGAATGGGGAATGTGACATTGCGAAAAGAGTGTTCCGAAAAGTCCCCAACCCGGATTTAGTTACTTGGAACACTGTTATTGGAGGTTGTGTTCGGAATGAGCGTTTTCAGGAGGCTTTGGGAGTGTTCCGGAAGCTGGTGAGGTCCGGTTTGGAGCCGGATGGGTTCACATTTTCGTCTGTTATCACTGCGTGTGCGCGGCTTGGGGCGCTGCATAATGCGCAGAGGGTGCATTGTCTGATGATGAAGAAGAGAATCGAGATGAATTTTATACTGAGTGCGGCTCTTATAGATATGTACTCAAAGTGTGGTAGAGTGCAGACTGCTAGAGAGATTTTTGGTAATGTGCGGCATGATGATGTCTCGGTTTGGAATGCGATGATTAATGGATTGGCGATTCACGGGCTTGCTTTGGAAGCAATAGAGATGTTCTCGAAGATGGAGATTGATTATGTGTTGCCTGATTCAATAACTTTTGTTGCCATTATGAAAGCGTGTGGTCATTGTAACTTGGTGGAAGAGGGTCGCAAGTACTTTGATTTGATGACAAGTCGGTACTCAATTCAGCCAGAAATTGAGCATTATGGAGCCATGGTTGATCTCTTGGGTAGAGCGGGGCTTCTTGAAGAGGCTTATGCAACTATAAAGGCCATGGCAGTGGAGCCGGATGTTGTTATATGGAGGGCACTTCTCAGTGCATGCAGGACTCATAGAAATCCAGAACTTGGAGAAGTTGCCATTGCCAATATGTCCCGTCCCAGGAGCGGGGATTATGTGTTGCTTTCAAATACCTATTGCTCTATAAAGAAGTGGGACAGTGCAGAGAGAGTGCGAGAAATGATGAAGAAAAAAAGAGTTCGTAAAAATCAAGGGAAGAGTTGGCTTGAGTTGGAAGGTGTGATCCACCAATTCAGGGCTGGTGATCAGACACACCCTGAAATGAAATCAATATATAGAGTGTTGGAAGCATTGATCAAGAGGACCAAGTCGGAGGGCTTTGTGCCTGTGACAGAGTTGGTTTTGATGGATGTATCTGAAGAGGAAAAAGAGGGAAATTTAAATTCTCATAGTGAAAAGTTGGCGTTGGCCTATGGGATCCTGAAAACAAGTCCTGGAACAGAAATCAGGATCTCAAAAAACCTTCGGATCTGTCACGACTGTCATTGCTGGATAAAGTTGGTTTCAAGACTACTCAATAGAGTTATAATTGTGAGGGATAGGATTCGTTTTCACCACTTTGAAGGTGGTATGTGTTTGTGTGGAGACTATTGGTAG
- the LOC101299091 gene encoding random slug protein 5-like — MKDEAEQAVARLHTTTSNEMKSSTQETEEMRRIRQMRVFVERKDAFSKEVDDLMLRRFLRARVLDVEQASDMFLKYLKWRQSFAPNGSISASEVPNQIAQNKLFSQGSDKRGCPIAVLLGARHFQVKGGLKEFKRYVVYAFDKLCARMPPGQEKFIFIGDLEGWGYSNSDIRAYLGALSILQDYYPERLGKMFIVHVPFVFMTAWKIVCPFIDNKTKEKIVFVENKMLKSTLLEEIDESQLPEIYGGKLPLVPI, encoded by the exons ATGAAAGATGAAGCAGAACAAGCGGTAGCAAGGTTACATACAACTACAAGTAATGAGATGAAAAGCAGCACCCAAGAGACGGAGGAGATGAGAAGAATTCGTCAGATGAGAGTATTTGTTGAAAGGAAAGATGCCTTCTCCAAG GAAGTGGATGATCTGATGTTAAGAAGGTTCCTACGTGCTCGTGTTTTAGATGTGGAGCAGGCATCAGACATGTTCCTGAAATACTTGAAATGGAGACAATCATTTGCTCCTAATGGTTCAATTTCTGCTTCAGAAGTACCCAATCAAATTGCACAGAACAAGCTGTTTTCACAAGGTTCAGACAAGAGGGGATGTCCAATAGCAGTTCTACTAGGTGCTAGACACTTTCAAGTCAAAGGGGGCCTGAAGGAGTTTAAGC GTTATGTAGTCTATGCTTTCGACAAGTTATGTGCAAG GATGCCACCAGGACAGGAGAAGTTTATCTTCATAGGTGATCTGGAAGGTTGGGGATATTCAAACAGTGATATCCGAGCATACCTAGGAGCTCTCTCCATTTTGCAG GACTATTATCCAGAAAGACTAGGGAAGATGTTCATTGTTCATGTGCCTTTCGTGTTTATGACAGCATGGAAAATCGTTTGCCCTTTCATTGACAACAAAACTAAGGAGAAG ATAGTATTTGTTGAGAACAAAATGCTGAAATCAACTCTGCTTGAAGAGATTGACGAAAGCCAACTTCCTGAAATATATGGAGGCAAACTACCACTGGTTCCTATTTAG